A genomic window from Pseudomonadota bacterium includes:
- a CDS encoding DUF3179 domain-containing protein — protein MKFLPFVLAAIFICVLPLTSAAAAEPPSSWTHEWKQTDFSRTSIEFDEIMSGGPPKDGIPAIDQPIHSAPGEINNIGDQEPVITVALNGEIRAYPVRILIWHEIANDTLGGVPITVTFCPLCNSALVFDRRVDGQVLDFGTTGKLRNSDLVMYDRQTESWWQQFTGEAFVGKMTGIMLTALPSRVESFERFRARTAGQEGATVLVPTNASMRNYGANPYSRYDQSTKPFLYRGELPENIAPLARVVVIGKEAWSLELVQRLKRIERGDLIITWEAGQNSALDTTQISAGRDIGNVVVQRDGPDGPADAVHDISFAFAFHAFHPDAPIHTEIE, from the coding sequence ATGAAATTCCTGCCGTTCGTTTTGGCGGCGATCTTTATTTGCGTATTGCCGCTTACTAGCGCTGCTGCCGCGGAGCCACCCAGCTCCTGGACACATGAATGGAAGCAAACCGATTTTTCGCGGACGTCGATCGAATTCGACGAGATCATGTCGGGCGGCCCACCAAAAGACGGCATCCCGGCGATCGACCAGCCGATACACAGTGCGCCTGGCGAAATCAATAATATTGGCGACCAGGAACCGGTCATTACGGTCGCCCTCAATGGCGAGATACGCGCCTATCCGGTGCGAATTCTCATCTGGCACGAGATTGCCAACGATACCCTCGGCGGCGTGCCGATCACGGTCACCTTTTGCCCGCTGTGCAATTCGGCTCTGGTGTTCGACCGCCGCGTCGACGGCCAAGTGCTCGATTTTGGCACCACTGGCAAGCTGCGCAATTCCGACCTGGTGATGTATGACCGCCAGACGGAGAGCTGGTGGCAGCAGTTCACCGGCGAAGCCTTCGTCGGGAAAATGACTGGCATAATGCTCACTGCGCTGCCGTCGCGGGTCGAATCCTTCGAACGCTTCCGAGCGCGCACCGCAGGCCAAGAGGGCGCGACAGTGCTGGTGCCGACCAACGCCAGCATGCGCAATTACGGCGCCAATCCCTATTCGCGTTACGACCAGTCGACCAAGCCGTTTCTTTACCGCGGTGAATTACCGGAAAATATCGCGCCGCTTGCTCGTGTTGTGGTGATCGGCAAGGAGGCCTGGAGCTTGGAGCTGGTGCAGCGCCTAAAGCGGATCGAGCGTGGCGACTTGATTATTACCTGGGAGGCCGGACAAAACTCGGCGCTAGATACGACCCAGATTAGCGCCGGGCGCGATATCGGCAATGTCGTGGTGCAACGCGATGGGCCCGACGGGCCGGCCGATGCGGTGCATGACATCAGCTTCGCGTTCGCCTTCCACGCTTTTCATCCCGACGCCCCGATACATACAGAGATCGAGTAA
- a CDS encoding NAD(P)/FAD-dependent oxidoreductase: protein MKHVIVGAGPAGVVAAETLRKNDRNAEIHLIGGEPEPPYSRMAIPYLLEGNIAEGGTHLRKTAGHYEALSIQYSHGRVETVAAGDNSLTMEGGGKIGYDRLLIATGARPMQLPVPGMDLAGVHNCWTLADARKITKLAVKDSNVVLIGAGFIGCIILESLLKLAGNLSVVEMEERMVSRMMDGTAGGMLKRWCESKNVEVLTSSRVSAIEAASGGAGDKNVVLADGRKLNAHLVVLAVGVAPNMDFLDGSGVATDDGILVDEHLATNVENIFAAGDVAQGLDFSTGGHMVHAIQPTAVEHGRIAALNMAGLSPVYKGSLNMNVLATAGLISSSFGKWDGIAGGDTGAATDEKNYKYLCLQFDEDRLIGALGIGMTEHVGVMRGLITSRTPLGDWKDKLMASPNRVMEAYVAHSQL from the coding sequence ATGAAGCACGTCATCGTTGGCGCCGGACCAGCCGGCGTCGTCGCCGCGGAAACCCTGCGCAAGAATGATCGCAACGCCGAAATCCATCTGATCGGCGGCGAGCCAGAACCACCTTATTCGCGCATGGCCATCCCCTATCTGCTCGAAGGTAACATCGCCGAGGGCGGCACCCATTTGCGTAAAACGGCGGGGCATTACGAAGCGCTGTCGATCCAATACAGCCACGGCCGCGTTGAAACCGTCGCGGCGGGCGACAATTCCCTGACTATGGAAGGCGGCGGAAAAATCGGCTATGACCGCCTGCTGATTGCCACTGGCGCGCGGCCGATGCAATTGCCGGTGCCGGGTATGGATTTGGCCGGCGTGCATAACTGCTGGACCCTGGCGGACGCGCGCAAGATCACTAAATTAGCCGTGAAGGATTCCAACGTTGTATTGATTGGCGCCGGTTTCATCGGCTGCATCATCCTTGAATCACTGCTCAAGCTGGCCGGCAATCTGAGCGTTGTGGAAATGGAAGAGCGCATGGTCTCGCGCATGATGGACGGCACCGCTGGCGGCATGCTGAAGCGCTGGTGCGAGAGCAAGAATGTCGAAGTACTGACATCGAGCCGGGTGAGCGCCATCGAGGCGGCGTCAGGCGGCGCCGGCGACAAAAACGTGGTGCTCGCGGACGGGCGCAAATTGAACGCGCATCTGGTTGTGCTCGCGGTCGGTGTGGCGCCCAACATGGACTTTCTCGACGGCAGCGGCGTCGCCACCGATGACGGCATTTTGGTCGACGAACATCTGGCCACCAATGTTGAGAATATCTTCGCTGCTGGTGACGTGGCACAGGGCCTTGATTTCTCGACCGGCGGCCACATGGTGCACGCGATTCAGCCGACTGCCGTTGAGCATGGCCGCATCGCAGCCCTGAATATGGCCGGCCTCAGCCCGGTCTATAAGGGCAGCCTGAACATGAATGTACTGGCGACTGCCGGCTTGATATCGAGCTCGTTCGGCAAATGGGACGGCATCGCCGGGGGCGACACGGGAGCCGCGACCGACGAAAAGAACTACAAATATCTCTGTTTGCAATTTGACGAGGATCGTTTGATCGGCGCGCTCGGCATCGGCATGACCGAACATGTCGGCGTGATGCGCGGCCTGATCACCAGCCGAACGCCGCTCGGCGACTGGAAAGACAAGCTCATGGCCAGCCCGAATCGGGTCATGGAGGCCTACGTCGCTCACAGTCAGCTCTAA
- a CDS encoding MoaD/ThiS family protein yields MKVTLKLYAMLSRYLPPGTKDNQIDIEVEASATPASVLAKFMVPPENCHLVLINGVFVAPGQRELHQLNENDAVAVWPPIAGGRT; encoded by the coding sequence ATGAAGGTCACGCTCAAGCTTTATGCGATGCTGAGCAGGTATCTGCCGCCCGGCACGAAGGACAATCAAATCGATATCGAGGTCGAAGCCAGCGCCACGCCGGCATCGGTATTGGCGAAGTTCATGGTGCCGCCAGAAAACTGCCATCTGGTCCTCATCAACGGTGTGTTCGTCGCGCCTGGCCAGCGTGAACTACATCAGCTGAACGAAAACGACGCCGTCGCCGTCTGGCCGCCCATCGCCGGCGGCCGAACATGA
- a CDS encoding 4Fe-4S dicluster domain-containing protein, with amino-acid sequence MLKSLHIDPDKCTGCLQCELACSYENEGIFNPAKSRIKVFNFHEQGRQVPYTCTQCDDAWCMSACPVDAISVDAKTGAKVVSDAACVGCKVCTIACPFGTVNYNADTGKVIKCDLCGGDPKCASACPTAAITYVDANWTGLDKMRTWAAKTDSGAQAEA; translated from the coding sequence GTGTTGAAATCGCTTCACATTGATCCTGATAAATGTACCGGATGCCTACAATGCGAGCTCGCTTGCTCGTATGAGAATGAGGGCATTTTTAACCCGGCTAAATCGCGCATCAAAGTTTTCAATTTCCACGAACAGGGGCGTCAAGTGCCCTATACTTGCACCCAATGCGATGACGCTTGGTGCATGTCGGCTTGTCCGGTCGATGCGATCTCGGTGGATGCGAAGACCGGCGCCAAAGTGGTATCGGACGCGGCCTGTGTCGGTTGCAAAGTGTGCACTATCGCCTGCCCGTTCGGCACCGTGAATTACAATGCCGACACCGGCAAAGTGATCAAATGCGATCTTTGCGGCGGCGATCCAAAATGCGCTAGCGCGTGCCCGACCGCGGCGATCACCTATGTCGACGCCAACTGGACCGGCCTCGACAAGATGCGCACTTGGGCGGCGAAGACCGATTCCGGCGCGCAGGCTGAGGCTTAG
- a CDS encoding aldehyde ferredoxin oxidoreductase family protein produces the protein MAWARNVLRVNLTKGTCANEPLNMEWAQKYLGQRGLATKYLVEETDPKVDPMSPDNKMIMATGPLTGTCASTAGRYSIITKGALTNAIACSNSGGFFGNEMKNAGYDMIIFEGKAKSPVYLLVENDVAQLVDAGDFWGKSCWDTEEGIKAKHQDPLLRIASIGVAGEKGVKIACVVNDMHRAAGRSGVGAVMGSKNLKAVAIRGSLGVQVEDADKFLSAVASGKAILAENPVTGQGLPTYGTQVLMNVINESGALPTRNHLDSQFTGANKISAEAMSEPRAGDGKTNLLTTAACFGCTIGCGRISTVERSHYTVAERPQYQIASGGLEYEAAWALGAATGVDDLDALTFANFICNEQGFDPISFGATVGAAMELYETGVIGDKETGGMALKFGSAKALTELAELTGRGEGFGAEIGLGSKRLCEKYGKPELSMSVKGQEFPAYDARGIQGMGLTYATSNRGACHLRGYTVSSEIFGIPEKTDPTVSDGKAGLVKAFQDATGAVDSSGLCLFTTFAWSLDDIAPQIDAACEGDWTPERLLEVGERVWNLERMYNLQAGFTSADDTLPKRLLKDAAKTGPAEGRTSDLAKMLPEYYDARGWTSEGIPSNETLERIAL, from the coding sequence ATGGCATGGGCAAGAAATGTATTGCGCGTAAACCTGACAAAGGGCACGTGCGCCAACGAACCGCTGAATATGGAATGGGCGCAGAAATATCTGGGCCAGCGCGGCTTGGCGACCAAATATTTGGTTGAGGAAACCGACCCGAAGGTCGATCCGATGTCGCCGGACAACAAAATGATCATGGCGACCGGCCCACTGACCGGCACCTGTGCGTCAACTGCAGGGCGTTATTCGATCATCACCAAGGGCGCCCTCACCAACGCCATCGCGTGCTCGAATTCCGGCGGTTTTTTTGGCAACGAAATGAAGAATGCTGGTTACGACATGATCATTTTCGAAGGCAAGGCGAAGTCGCCGGTCTATCTGCTGGTCGAAAATGACGTTGCGCAACTGGTCGATGCCGGCGATTTTTGGGGCAAATCCTGCTGGGATACCGAGGAAGGCATCAAAGCGAAGCATCAGGATCCGCTCCTGCGCATCGCGTCAATCGGCGTGGCGGGCGAAAAAGGCGTCAAAATCGCCTGCGTGGTCAATGATATGCACCGCGCTGCGGGGCGCTCGGGCGTCGGCGCGGTGATGGGTTCCAAAAATTTGAAGGCCGTCGCCATTCGTGGCTCGCTCGGCGTACAGGTCGAGGATGCGGATAAATTCCTCTCCGCGGTTGCGTCGGGCAAGGCAATCCTTGCTGAAAATCCGGTCACCGGCCAAGGCCTGCCGACGTACGGCACCCAGGTGCTGATGAACGTGATTAACGAGTCCGGCGCATTGCCGACGCGCAACCATCTCGACAGCCAATTCACAGGCGCCAATAAGATTTCGGCCGAGGCTATGTCAGAGCCGCGCGCCGGGGATGGCAAGACCAATCTCCTGACAACGGCTGCCTGTTTCGGCTGCACCATCGGTTGTGGTCGCATTTCCACCGTCGAGCGCAGTCACTACACGGTCGCCGAACGACCGCAATATCAGATCGCTTCCGGCGGCTTGGAATATGAAGCCGCCTGGGCGCTTGGAGCGGCAACCGGTGTGGATGATTTGGACGCGCTGACTTTCGCCAACTTCATTTGCAACGAACAGGGGTTTGACCCGATCTCGTTCGGCGCCACTGTCGGTGCAGCAATGGAACTGTATGAGACCGGCGTGATCGGCGACAAAGAAACCGGGGGGATGGCGCTCAAATTCGGATCGGCAAAAGCGCTGACCGAACTCGCCGAACTAACCGGCCGGGGCGAGGGCTTCGGTGCCGAAATTGGCCTGGGTTCCAAGCGGCTGTGCGAGAAGTATGGCAAGCCGGAACTGTCGATGTCAGTCAAGGGCCAGGAATTCCCGGCCTATGACGCACGCGGCATCCAGGGCATGGGGCTGACCTACGCCACCTCAAACCGCGGCGCCTGCCATCTCAGGGGATATACGGTTTCGTCCGAGATTTTTGGTATTCCCGAAAAAACCGACCCCACCGTGTCGGATGGCAAGGCTGGTTTGGTCAAGGCCTTCCAGGACGCGACCGGTGCCGTCGATTCGTCAGGTCTGTGCCTGTTCACCACCTTTGCCTGGTCGCTCGACGATATCGCGCCGCAAATAGACGCGGCGTGTGAAGGTGATTGGACGCCGGAGCGTCTGCTCGAGGTCGGCGAGCGGGTGTGGAACCTGGAGCGCATGTATAATCTGCAGGCCGGCTTCACCAGCGCTGACGATACTCTGCCCAAACGGCTGTTAAAAGACGCGGCCAAAACTGGGCCGGCGGAAGGCAGAACCAGTGACCTCGCCAAGATGCTGCCGGAATATTACGATGCGCGCGGCTGGACCAGTGAGGGCATACCGTCAAACGAAACGCTGGAGCGCATCGCGCTCTAA
- a CDS encoding (2Fe-2S)-binding protein has product MSADETTNAVTISATVNGRSVRESVPANMLLSAFLRERLRLTGTHIGCDTSQCGACNVHVNGRCVKSCTMLAARADGADVTTVEGLGTEAELHPMQAAFKEHHALQCGFCTPGMLMTAVELARTKPKASESEIRAHLEGNLCRCTGYHNIVKAIVAGTRDMAERA; this is encoded by the coding sequence ATGTCAGCCGACGAAACCACCAACGCCGTCACGATATCAGCAACTGTTAATGGCCGGAGCGTGCGCGAAAGCGTGCCGGCGAACATGTTGCTGTCAGCCTTTCTACGTGAGCGGCTCCGCCTCACAGGCACCCATATCGGCTGTGACACTAGTCAGTGCGGCGCCTGCAATGTGCATGTCAACGGCCGTTGCGTGAAATCCTGCACCATGTTGGCGGCGCGCGCCGACGGCGCCGACGTGACGACAGTGGAGGGCTTGGGGACGGAGGCGGAACTGCATCCCATGCAGGCCGCGTTCAAAGAGCATCATGCTCTGCAGTGCGGATTTTGCACGCCGGGGATGCTGATGACGGCGGTCGAGCTGGCGCGTACCAAACCGAAGGCCAGCGAGAGCGAAATTCGCGCCCATCTCGAAGGCAATCTCTGCCGTTGCACCGGCTACCACAATATCGTCAAGGCGATCGTCGCCGGAACACGAGATATGGCGGAACGCGCTTAG
- a CDS encoding substrate-binding domain-containing protein yields MLILLRRTFLTFGLLAALAAMFAGPPARAEEPFIIVASTSSTQNSGLFDHILPIFQERSGIEVRVLAVGTGQAVRLAQNGDADVLFVHHKRSEEKFVAEGFGVRRYDVMYNEFVIIGPAADPAGIAGMADAGAALAKIAESQAPFVSRGDDSGTHKRETALWRAAGINDVGQLSPSWYREAGSGMGATLNIAAAMAAYTLADFGTWLNFNNRLSLKIVLHGDPALFNPYGVILVNKDRHPHVKSELGQRFIEWLISPAGQAAINAFTINGERAFTADARADIVSPSE; encoded by the coding sequence ATGCTGATATTGCTTCGAAGAACTTTCCTGACTTTTGGCCTGTTGGCCGCCCTCGCCGCGATGTTTGCCGGACCGCCGGCTCGCGCCGAAGAGCCGTTCATCATCGTCGCGTCGACGAGCTCGACGCAAAATTCCGGGCTGTTCGATCATATTTTACCCATATTTCAGGAGCGCAGCGGGATAGAGGTGCGCGTGCTCGCGGTCGGCACCGGGCAAGCCGTCCGCTTGGCGCAGAATGGCGATGCCGATGTCCTATTCGTGCATCACAAGCGGTCAGAGGAAAAATTTGTCGCTGAGGGATTCGGCGTGCGGCGCTACGACGTGATGTACAACGAATTCGTCATCATCGGACCGGCTGCGGACCCGGCCGGCATCGCCGGCATGGCGGACGCCGGAGCGGCGCTCGCCAAGATCGCCGAAAGCCAAGCTCCCTTCGTCTCGCGCGGTGACGATAGCGGCACCCATAAGCGCGAGACCGCGCTGTGGCGCGCCGCCGGCATCAACGATGTTGGCCAATTGTCGCCGAGCTGGTATCGCGAGGCCGGTAGCGGCATGGGGGCGACACTGAATATCGCGGCGGCGATGGCGGCCTATACCCTGGCCGATTTCGGTACCTGGCTGAATTTCAACAATCGCCTGAGCCTCAAAATAGTGCTGCACGGCGACCCGGCCCTGTTCAACCCTTACGGTGTTATTCTGGTCAACAAAGACCGCCATCCGCACGTTAAATCCGAGCTTGGCCAGCGCTTTATCGAGTGGCTGATCTCGCCCGCCGGGCAAGCGGCGATCAATGCTTTCACAATCAACGGCGAACGTGCCTTTACCGCCGACGCGCGAGCCGATATTGTTTCGCCCAGCGAATAA
- a CDS encoding ATP-binding cassette domain-containing protein gives MISADAPSILPLELSGVSFSVGHQRLLKDVSCTLDAKDITIIVGPNGAGKSLLLRLCHGLLAPSAGTIHWSGAAGRNPSPYQAMVFQRPVLLRRSVQANIEFALALRKVPRRRRPALVEEALSRAGLNRFAKTSARVLSFGEQQRLALARSWALRPQVLFLDEPTASIDPAATHVIEEVILAMKNEGTKIIMSTHDLGQARRLADEVMFIHRGRLMEKSAAPAFFAAPENDLAQAFLRGELLWWQRRELTPP, from the coding sequence ATGATATCAGCGGATGCACCGTCGATTTTGCCCCTGGAGTTGAGTGGGGTGAGCTTCAGTGTCGGCCATCAGCGCCTGCTCAAAGATGTCTCCTGCACCCTGGACGCCAAGGATATCACCATCATCGTCGGGCCCAACGGCGCAGGCAAAAGCCTGCTGCTCCGCCTCTGCCATGGCCTCTTAGCACCGAGCGCAGGCACGATCCACTGGTCCGGTGCGGCGGGGCGCAATCCGTCGCCCTATCAAGCCATGGTATTCCAGCGACCGGTATTATTGCGCCGTTCGGTGCAGGCCAATATCGAATTCGCCCTGGCGCTGCGCAAGGTGCCGCGTCGGCGCCGGCCCGCCCTGGTCGAGGAAGCGCTCAGCCGCGCCGGCCTCAATCGCTTTGCCAAAACATCGGCACGTGTGTTGTCGTTCGGCGAACAGCAACGCTTGGCGCTGGCGCGCTCGTGGGCGCTACGGCCGCAAGTCCTATTCCTTGACGAACCGACCGCCAGCATCGATCCGGCGGCAACCCATGTCATCGAGGAAGTTATTTTGGCGATGAAAAATGAGGGCACGAAGATCATTATGTCGACCCATGATCTCGGCCAGGCGCGCCGGCTTGCCGACGAGGTTATGTTTATTCATCGCGGCCGCTTGATGGAAAAATCCGCCGCGCCAGCGTTTTTCGCGGCGCCGGAGAATGATTTGGCACAAGCTTTTCTGCGCGGCGAGTTGTTGTGGTGGCAGCGCCGCGAACTCACCCCACCCTGA
- a CDS encoding DUF1330 domain-containing protein: MSALMIANITVKNPEKFQEYIAKTSKVAASFGAELVYRAKVDKALNGDSYGHGLTIIVKFPSLEKINEWYGSDAYQPLKALRAEGADMQMTSYEVME, from the coding sequence ATGAGCGCACTCATGATCGCCAATATCACCGTCAAGAATCCGGAAAAGTTCCAGGAATACATCGCCAAAACAAGCAAGGTCGCGGCATCTTTCGGCGCCGAGTTAGTGTATCGCGCGAAGGTGGACAAGGCGTTGAATGGTGACAGCTACGGTCACGGCCTCACCATCATCGTCAAATTCCCGAGTCTCGAAAAAATCAATGAATGGTACGGATCGGACGCCTACCAGCCGCTCAAGGCGTTGCGTGCAGAAGGGGCGGATATGCAAATGACGAGCTACGAAGTAATGGAGTAG
- the pcaF gene encoding 3-oxoadipyl-CoA thiolase codes for MTEAFVCDGVRTPIGRYGGALSAVRPDDLAAMPIRALIERNTAADWQAVDDVVLGCANQAGEDNRNVARMALLLAGMPDSVPGATVNRLCGSGMDALGGAARAIKAGEADFIIAGGVESMSRAPFVMAKAETAFSRAAKIEDTTLGWRFVNKLMKELHGIDSMPETAENVAEEYQIARADQDAFALRSQQRAAAAMAAGYFDAEIVPVSIPQRKAEAVIVARDEHPRAGTTAEGLAKLPALFRAGGTVTAGNASGLNDGACALLVASEAAARAQGLTPRARVLGVATAGIAPRIMGMGPAPASRKLLERLGLTISDMDVIELNEAFAAQALGVTRDLGLADDAAHVNANGGAIALGHPLGMSGARLVLTAIHQLERTGGRYALCTMCIGVGQGIALALEKV; via the coding sequence TTGACTGAAGCCTTTGTGTGCGACGGCGTGAGAACACCCATCGGGCGCTATGGCGGCGCCTTGTCCGCGGTGCGCCCAGATGACCTCGCGGCAATGCCGATCCGCGCCTTGATCGAGCGCAACACCGCGGCCGATTGGCAGGCGGTCGACGATGTCGTCCTCGGCTGTGCCAATCAGGCAGGCGAGGACAACCGCAATGTCGCCCGCATGGCACTGCTGTTGGCGGGCATGCCGGATAGCGTGCCCGGCGCCACAGTCAATCGCCTGTGCGGCTCCGGCATGGATGCGCTCGGCGGCGCGGCGCGGGCAATCAAGGCCGGCGAGGCCGATTTTATAATTGCCGGCGGTGTCGAGAGCATGTCGCGGGCACCTTTTGTCATGGCCAAAGCAGAGACCGCCTTTTCGCGTGCCGCCAAAATCGAAGACACCACGCTCGGCTGGCGCTTCGTCAACAAACTGATGAAAGAGCTGCACGGCATCGATTCAATGCCGGAAACGGCGGAAAATGTCGCCGAGGAATACCAGATCGCCCGCGCCGATCAGGACGCCTTCGCGTTGCGCAGTCAGCAGCGCGCCGCGGCGGCCATGGCGGCCGGATATTTCGACGCCGAGATCGTTCCCGTCAGCATTCCGCAGCGCAAGGCCGAGGCTGTCATTGTCGCGCGCGACGAGCATCCGCGTGCTGGCACGACCGCAGAGGGCTTGGCCAAATTGCCAGCCTTGTTTCGCGCCGGCGGCACGGTGACGGCGGGCAACGCGTCGGGCCTCAATGACGGCGCCTGCGCCTTGCTGGTGGCCTCCGAGGCAGCGGCGCGCGCCCAAGGCTTAACACCGCGTGCGCGCGTCCTTGGCGTCGCGACGGCTGGCATCGCGCCTCGCATCATGGGCATGGGGCCGGCGCCGGCATCGCGCAAACTGCTTGAGCGCCTTGGCCTCACGATTAGCGATATGGACGTGATCGAGCTCAACGAAGCCTTCGCCGCCCAGGCCCTCGGCGTGACGCGCGACTTGGGGCTGGCGGACGATGCCGCGCATGTAAATGCCAATGGCGGTGCCATCGCGCTTGGCCACCCTCTGGGCATGAGCGGCGCGCGCCTGGTGTTGACCGCCATCCATCAGCTTGAACGCACCGGTGGACGCTACGCCCTTTGCACCATGTGCATCGGCGTCGGTCAAGGCATCGCCTTGGCGCTCGAGAAGGTCTAA
- a CDS encoding xanthine dehydrogenase family protein subunit M: MYEFKYHRPTTLAEAAEIHSVAADAQYMAGGQTLLPSLKFRLSKPSDVIDLASIMDLSFIRVEGDALLIGAATLHADVAASETVRTAIPALATLAELIGDPQVRNSGTLGGAIANNDPAADYPAAVLGLGATVITTGREIAGDDFFTDMFETALEEGEIITAVRFPTATKAGYAKFPNPASRYAIVGVFAAETASGVRVAVTGAGPCVFRATAMEAALGQALSSKVELPAPAADDLNSDMHASAEYRAHLVTVMAKRAIADALA, from the coding sequence GTGTATGAATTCAAATATCACCGTCCGACAACACTTGCGGAGGCCGCTGAAATCCACAGCGTTGCGGCAGACGCGCAGTATATGGCGGGCGGGCAAACGCTGCTGCCGAGCCTGAAGTTCCGCCTTTCCAAACCGTCAGATGTGATCGATCTCGCTTCCATTATGGATCTAAGTTTTATCCGCGTGGAAGGCGATGCGCTGCTGATCGGCGCTGCGACGCTGCATGCCGACGTCGCCGCATCTGAAACCGTCCGCACTGCGATCCCAGCGCTGGCGACGCTGGCCGAATTGATTGGTGACCCTCAGGTGCGCAATAGCGGCACTCTCGGCGGCGCCATCGCCAACAATGATCCGGCGGCGGATTATCCGGCGGCGGTGCTTGGCCTCGGTGCCACCGTGATCACTACGGGGCGGGAAATTGCCGGCGATGATTTCTTTACCGATATGTTCGAAACGGCGCTGGAAGAGGGCGAAATCATCACTGCGGTGCGCTTTCCCACGGCGACCAAGGCAGGCTACGCGAAATTTCCCAATCCGGCATCGCGCTACGCCATCGTCGGCGTTTTTGCGGCGGAAACCGCATCCGGCGTGCGCGTCGCAGTGACCGGCGCCGGACCATGCGTATTTCGCGCGACCGCCATGGAGGCTGCGCTCGGGCAGGCGCTCTCAAGCAAGGTCGAATTGCCAGCGCCGGCGGCGGACGACCTCAATTCGGACATGCATGCCAGCGCCGAATATCGTGCCCATCTGGTGACGGTCATGGCCAAACGGGCAATTGCAGACGCCCTAGCCTGA
- a CDS encoding ABC transporter permease translates to MTDFGAAISTAFALVANLNSDLSEVVLLSLKVSLSAVVIASIIGLPIGAALALFRFPGRTVLVIVLNAFMGLPPVVIGLIVYLLLSRAGPFGVLGLLFTPTAMIIAQVLLITPLIAALARQVMETLWLEYEEQLRSLGTTPMRSLGVLLRDGRYSLMTAVLAGFGRAIAEVGAVMIVGGNIDHVTRVMTTSIALEVSKGNLALALGLGIILIVISVLVNGLLFVLRGNTRQGVTP, encoded by the coding sequence ATGACCGATTTCGGCGCCGCGATATCGACCGCCTTCGCCCTCGTCGCAAATTTAAACAGCGACCTTTCGGAGGTCGTGCTGCTGTCGCTCAAGGTGAGCCTCAGCGCGGTTGTAATCGCCAGCATCATTGGCCTGCCAATCGGCGCGGCGCTAGCGTTGTTCCGTTTTCCCGGGCGCACAGTTTTGGTCATCGTTTTAAACGCCTTCATGGGCTTGCCGCCAGTGGTGATCGGCTTGATCGTCTATCTGCTGTTGTCGCGCGCAGGTCCCTTCGGCGTGCTCGGCTTGCTGTTCACGCCGACGGCCATGATTATTGCCCAAGTGCTGCTGATCACCCCGCTGATCGCGGCACTGGCGCGCCAAGTGATGGAGACCTTGTGGCTTGAATATGAGGAGCAGTTGCGCTCGCTCGGAACGACGCCAATGCGCTCGCTCGGCGTCCTCCTCCGGGACGGCCGCTATAGTTTGATGACGGCCGTGCTCGCCGGTTTTGGCCGGGCCATCGCCGAAGTCGGTGCGGTGATGATCGTCGGCGGCAATATCGACCATGTCACCCGCGTCATGACGACATCTATCGCGCTGGAGGTGAGCAAGGGGAACCTCGCCCTGGCGCTTGGCCTCGGCATCATTCTGATCGTTATCTCGGTGCTGGTGAACGGGCTGCTTTTCGTCCTCAGGGGCAACACCCGCCAAGGGGTGACGCCATGA